AACATTGACTGCTGCTGCTGTATAACATGTCTCGCGTTACCTTTCCACAAGGACGAGTGTACCGCCCCAAGCGTTCTGGTAGTCCTCCCCTGTGGGGGTACTACGAGTACCAGACGTCGGCGTCTGAACACTCTGAATGCGATAGCTGCTCCGAGTCCGAGTCGGAAGAGGAGAGCGAAGAAGAGGTCAATAGGAGCGAGAGCGGGGCAAGTGGCAGTGGCGCAGGGAGTGAGCGGGATGATGAACACGAACAGGCACAGCGCCTGAAGGAGAAGGGCAAACAGCCGGAAGACATCCGGCGCAAGCAGCGGAGAGAGCCCAAGCACCGAAGGCCCAGAGAGCCTGTTTATCGTCCCATCTTGACTATACGCCGCAGCGAGGGTTTTGTCTGGAACCAGGTCGGTCCGAGTCTGACCCATGATCTTCCAGCGGTAATCTCACTTGCTTCTTGTTAGGACCtctttttgccatcatacATCCGCGATCGATGTGAGTCCGCGTGGCTGCTTCTCCCCAGCGTACAACTCACCCCTTGGTTTATCATTTATTCCCAGATGTGGCCACTTCTCCCAACTCGAGCTCATTCCATTCTGGTTCCGGAAACACCTCCACCTGCGACTCGTCCTTTTCGGGAATGGACTTTGAAATCGAGTGCGTCGACATTCACGTCGATGGCAAAGGTATTCTCAGTGGCCTCGACTCGACCACGACTACCAAAGAGCGCGAGTGATCATCGTTTCCCACCCCTCCGGCTCCGTTTTCTCTCCTTTATCGTGCCTTGTGTGAACCCCCTGCCCTTCAACCAATCCTTCTGTCCTTTCACCAATTATATACCTAACTTGTTCATCCCTTATGTATCTCACTATGTTTTTATGTCGCTCGCAATTGAATCGTGGCTCGTTATTTGCTCCCGTCGGAATGAGAACTACGGCAAAACGCCCCAATCGACGGATGTTCCTCTTATTACCAATGCGGCTGTGCAGTCCTAATCTAATCTAATGACCTCGCGCATCTTGTGCACTTCCACCACTTGCGGCTCAGCGCAGGACGGGTAAGAACGTCGTCAGATGGTCCAGTTAATTTAACAACATATTATTTAGTGAGATATGCCTCCCTTTTATGTGTCATTGGCAGCCAAGGGCATCAAGGACCGAGTCGAGGCCTTGTTCGCGACAAGTAAGTCTGTTTGTATAGTATCATTGAGTGACGTCTAAGTGTTGCAGGTGACAAGGTATACCTCGGCACCAATACCGGTACTCTCTACATATACGACTTGGCAAAGGCTGAAGGTAAGACTCTCGCATGCCCAAGTAATAGCCGAATAAGCTCATTTATTGATCAGGTAGTGATGAACCCAAGTTGACTCTGCAAGATACCAAAAAGGCGTTTGTGCGAAGGCAGATAGACCAACTTGGGGTGCTCAAAGATATCAGTTCGCTGGTCGTTCTCTCGGGTATGTTCGACGCTTTGCCTTCAGCCCTCCGTCTATACCAACACTTTCCAATACAGATAGTGTCGTTACACTCTTCCCGCTCTCCACGCTCTCCACGCCAACCGTCCTCACTCAGACTCGTAACGCATCGGTATTCGCGCTCGACACCTCTGTTCAGTACGAGCTCTCCGACGGCTCTTATGCCACGGCTGCGCAGTCTGGCTCTAGAGGCATCGCGACAGTCGTCACAGTTCTAGCAGTAGGGTGTAAACGTAAAGTCGTCATCTTTCGTTGGCATGATGGAGAAGCTCAGCCCGTCAAGGTGAGTCCTGACCATCTCCCTTTCGCCCCTCCCCCATATACCCGCCTTGTTCTAATGCATCTTGCAGGAACTCGCCTTGGACCATACACCGCGCGCAATTGCGTTCTCCACGCCACACACCATCGTCATGGCCTATCCACCTCCCGACAACGCGGTTCTGTCGCTCACTACCATGGCTCTTACCGAGTTTGTCACGCCGGCTACGACGACTGTGAGCAGTAATCCCGGGATGGGCATGAGTATGGGTATGGGCGCCTTGACTGGGTTGGGTGGATACATGGGCCTTGgagccaaggccaagtttGCGGCTGTCAAGATTGAAGAAGGGGAAGTGCTGATTCCTAAAGAGTGTGAGTTGTGTGTTGGCGTAGAGAGTTTGGACTGATTGGGTTGTAGCCACCGGGTTGTTCTTTGGTGTGGATGGACAGACGACGAGGTCGGTTGGAATTGATTGGCCAGCGCCGCCCGAGGAAACCGGTAGGTATTATACGAGTTAGACTGGCATACACTAATGTATTCGCCCAGTGTACACGAAACCGTACATTATCTCATCCTTTCCACCAAACTCCTTGCCCGATTTAGACGCCCCAACCACAGCAATCGCAGCAGCTATAACAACGCCCGCAATCTCCAACTCTGCCCTCCAAATACGTTCGGCTCTGTCTCTCCAACCGGTACAAACGCTCAAATATCCATTCATTGAAGACCCAACCCAACCGCCCCTTCCGCCCCCGCCAGCGACCAAGCTTGGGGCGCATCCAAACAACCTACTATTGCCCCTCATACTCTCCGTTTGTTAACGACTTCCCCAGGGACAGGCCCCGCCGCCCCGACCTTTATACTCAGCACGCCCACCGACCGCACAGCGCTCGCAAACGAAGGGAGCACGATGTGGGCACTCATCATGCACCCATGGCAAGACCAAATCTCGGAACTCGTCCACCACGAAAAGTACGCAGATGCACTGGCTCTACTCGGCGTCGTATCCGTTCAACCCGATCCGACGAAACACATTCAAGGACTGAGGGGTGTGCAGCTGTTCCAAGAAGGCCAGTTTGAACAGGCGATTGATATGTTCTTGGCCTTGGATATGAACCCGGCCAAGGTTATTGCGCTTTATCCGGATTCGATTTCGGGTCGGCTGTCGGCGCCGAGGGAGACATGGATCGAGTTGTTTGGCGGCGAGGCGAAAGTGCGGGAGGAGACCAAGGCGACCAATGACGACGAAGGCGAAAAGTCGATCGCACTTGTAGAGGGcgcagaagaggaagatgtACAGAAAGCTGTAGCGGCCGTTGTTGGGTCTCCGCCAAAAGAGTCTCAGTCGCCTCCCGCATCCATCATAGGCAGCGGGGGTATTTCTAGCAGACTCAAGGCTGGTTTGGGTGCTATGGTAGTGAGGGATGACTCGGAATCCATCAAGGATACTTCATCGTCCAAGACCAAGAAAGGACCTGGTAAGGccccccccccacccccTCTGATAGGGTATATGTTCATTATAATACTTTGCAGACGAATTCGCGCTTTCCACTCGTGCGCTTGGAACGTTCCTTGTTGATCGGCGGCCCAAGATCCCAGCTGCGCTCCAGCCATTCGGAATCACCGCAGCCCAATCTGCCGATCTCCCCGCCCTCTCGGCTGCATCCGTCGACGAACTAATGGCTCTTCCCAGCGCCCCGTTATCTACACTGACACCAGAACAACTTGTTCGTGCCGCTCAGCTGGTCGATACGGCTTTGTTCCGACTGTACTTGTTTACTAAACCCTCGATGATTGGGGCTTTGTGTCGCGTGGATAATTGGTGCGAGGTCGTGGAAGTCGAAGAGGCACTCCGGGCTAGAAAGGTGTGTAGTTTGCGGCACCAATGTCTGGATGCCAATATTGATTGGGGATTAGAAATTCACAGAACTTATTGACCTTTATCGCGGGAAAAAGATGCATGCCAAGGCTCTTGCCTTACTGTTCGAGTGAGTGAATTCATATAGACCTGGCGCTGGTACTCATAGCCGGATAGCTTAAGCAGAGAGGAAGACGATCCTCTGGACAAGTACCCACCCAGTATTCGGTACCTACAGAAACTCGGGCCAGAGTACTTGGATCTTATTTTCAAGTCGGCTCGCTGGATATTCGAAGAGAAACCGGATATGGCGTTCGACGTAGGCCCAGTTCCTGATTATCCTAAACAATGCTGACAGCCCGAGTAGATCTTTACGGCTGAAGAAGTTGAGCTGCCGGCCAAAGAGGTCGCAGATTACCTAGAGAGCATCGACCCCATGATATGTATTAAATTTATCGAGTATCTGTTCGCCGAGCGGCAAGTAGAGTCCAAGACTTTTGGAGACCGATTGGCAGAGCTCTACCTAAGACAAACGATCAAGTTGAAAAAGGAGCGATCTTCGGGTGAGTCAAACATAGCTGTAAAAGAATGTTGACTTGACAGGAACCAGAGCATGAACGCTTATATTCCAAGTTGCTTGCGTTTGTCAATACTTCCAGTTACTATGACTTTGACCGACTATATGCTCTACTCCCCCAGACCGGTATGTGAATCATGGTTTGATGTGTTTTATACTAATCTTTTTCAGACTTGCACGAGGCACGTGCTGTTGTACTCGGAAAGCTCGGGAACCACTATGGTGCACTCGAGATCTACGTTCATAAGATGCAGGATTATACAGAAGCCGAAGAGTATGTTGCTCACTCAATTTACATGCTTTTGCTTACATGGTCTCCAGGTACTGCAAACGGGTCTATCAGACCGAACCAGATCTACATGGCGTATTCTTGACGCTTCTCAAGATCTTCCTACAACCCGTACAGCCCAATACACCTTTGCTCTTGCGGCCCGCACTAGACCTAATATCTAGACAAAGCCCGCGCATCGATCCAGTCGCCACGTTGGAACTTTTACCTCCACTAGTGACTACTTCCGACCTGCGGACGTTCTTGCACACAGCGCTCCGTAACCCTCGGGTAGACACGAGGATCGAGCGAGAACTCTGGCTTGCTCGGAGCCAGCAGGCGGATCGTCGGGTTGCAGCCCTTCATTCCAGAAGGGTCCGCGTCACAGATAGCAGAATGTATGTTCCATCCATGACAGTGATTACACTCGTTGACGTTGCTGCAGATGCCCCCAGTGTAACAAACGACTGGGCAATAGTGTGGTTGCGGTTCATATGCCACGGTCAGTACTACAATTTATACAACATACTTGGTTCAAATTGTTGTTTGTAGGGGAGAAGTCACACACTACCAATGTCGAGAAGCATTCTCCAAGCGTCTCAACGACCCTCAGAATCGTCTCTTGTGAACCAAGTGCTACCCAGTTTGCTCCACGCCGAGACGTTTCAGTTGTACAAACTATTATATTTAAGTACCAGACTGTGTCATGAGGAAGTATCAGTACATCGGATTTACAGCGTTATCATCATTCGGATAATACAAACTTTCCTATAACACACGCACAAGAAAATAATAAAGTGATTCAACTACCACAATTACAGAACCTTGGTGATTACTCCCAGCCCCTAGATTGGGATATGTCAGACATGCGATTGGCACGATAATACACAATACTAACCTTTGTCTTTCCCTCGCGGAAGAGAAGTTTCATGCCCTCCTTGATATACTCGGGTGTGGAGATGAATTCAAATTCCACAGTAGCACGATCGCCTGTTCTCAGAACACCTTGTGCATGGTCTTTGATGCCAATTATTCGGACCGTTTGACGAATTGCCTAGCAATGCTAGTTCAGAATACAGGTTAATGAACTATGGAAAACACCTACACCACAGTGAAGCATCGCCTAAAGAATTATTAGTAAGATGACCACGAAAAAAAGTAAAGTACGAACTTGGTACCCAATCTGCATTGTGGTGTTGTGATACAAGATTAAAACTTGCCCTTGGAATCGCCGTGCCGCTAGGTATATCTGTCAATACACAGCAAGGTTGGCTCCGAATGGCTTACcgtgtggtgggtggtctGTTCTTGCCACCAGAACCATGCCTTTCCGTACATTGGCTCGTCTCACCCTTTTAAGGGCTATAGACACCGTTTGTCCCGCATCGGCGCTTTCCACATTGGCTCGCTTTCTTTGAATGCTCTTTATGCTACTTGCGATCCATTGCCCGTTGCCATCGGGGCCAAGTAAAACAGCATCGCCGGTGTTGATTGCACCGGCATTTATTATACCGTTGACTACGACACCAACGTATGGAACGGACCATACATCGGTAATGGA
The nucleotide sequence above comes from Rhizoctonia solani chromosome 3, complete sequence. Encoded proteins:
- a CDS encoding vacuolar protein-sorting-associated protein 39 translates to MPPFYVSLAAKGIKDRVEALFATSDKVYLGTNTGTLYIYDLAKAEGSDEPKLTLQDTKKAFVRRQIDQLGVLKDISSLVVLSDSVVTLFPLSTLSTPTVLTQTRNASVFALDTSVQYELSDGSYATAAQSGSRGIATVVTVLAVGCKRKVVIFRWHDGEAQPVKELALDHTPRAIAFSTPHTIVMAYPPPDNAVLSLTTMALTEFVTPATTTVSSNPGMGMSMGMGALTGLGGYMGLGAKAKFAAVKIEEGEVLIPKESTGLFFGVDGQTTRSVGIDWPAPPEETVYTKPYIISSFPPNSLPDLDAPTTAIAAAITTPAISNSALQIRSALPNPTAPSAPASDQAWGASKQPTIAPHTLRLLTTSPGTGPAAPTFILSTPTDRTALANEGSTMWALIMHPWQDQISELVHHEKYADALALLGVVSVQPDPTKHIQGLRGVQLFQEGQFEQAIDMFLALDMNPAKVIALYPDSISGRLSAPRETWIELFGGEAKVREETKATNDDEGEKSIALVEGAEEEDVQKAVAAVVGSPPKESQSPPASIIGSGGISSRLKAGLGAMVVRDDSESIKDTSSSKTKKGPDEFALSTRALGTFLVDRRPKIPAALQPFGITAAQSADLPALSAASVDELMALPSAPLSTLTPEQLVRAAQLVDTALFRLYLFTKPSMIGALCRVDNWCEVVEVEEALRARKKFTELIDLYRGKKMHAKALALLFDLSREEDDPLDKYPPSIRYLQKLGPEYLDLIFKSARWIFEEKPDMAFDIFTAEEVELPAKEVADYLESIDPMICIKFIEYLFAERQVESKTFGDRLAELYLRQTIKLKKERSSEHERLYSKLLAFVNTSSYYDFDRLYALLPQTDLHEARAVVLGKLGNHYGALEIYVHKMQDYTEAEEYCKRVYQTEPDLHGVFLTLLKIFLQPVQPNTPLLLRPALDLISRQSPRIDPVATLELLPPLVTTSDLRTFLHTALRNPRVDTRIERELWLARSQQADRRVAALHSRRVRVTDSRICPQCNKRLGNSVVAVHMPRGEVTHYQCREAFSKRLNDPQNRLL